The Papaver somniferum cultivar HN1 chromosome 6, ASM357369v1, whole genome shotgun sequence genome segment ttggatTTCTAATTCTGTTGATCCTGAGATTCATTCAAGCACAATGAATTTTCCATCAGCGCAGGAGCAATGGATGGAGATCAAGTCTAGGTTTTTCCATCACAATGCATCCAAGCTGTATGCATTAAAACAATCAATTGCTAATCTGAAGCAAGAAAATACGAGTGTAGCCATGCATTACATTCATCTAAAGTCTCTTTGGGATCAGTTGGACGTGTTTTGGCCAATTGAACCATGTATTTGTGGAGTAGGAAAAAATTATATGCAAAATCATCATTAGGAAAGATCCATGGAATTCCTGCAGGGTTACATGAACGTTTTTCACCAATGCGCAGTCAGATTATGCTGATGGAGCCTATGCCCTCACCAGCGAAGATATATAATCATTTCAGACAGGAGGAGGAACATCAAGGTATACACTCTTCTTCTGTTCCATCTATTGAATCAGCTACTCTGAAAGTATTCTCCGGTAAGAggattaataatgcaaaaaataTTATTTACATTGAAACAATGGGAGCGCATAAATaaacaaaccaaaccattgcaaGAACCAACTAATTCTCTTGCATAACTGTATCTCTCTTCTCTAGAGAGAGAACGTTTGATCTTTGCAAGATTTTTGTAAAAACATCTTTCATCATCTTATTCATCCGGATCAGCCATGGTAAgtttgaagatttcatcatagtaTCCGAAACGAAGTTTATGGTTCCCACATAAATCAATAGAAAAAAAGAGACCAACTGAAATCTTTCGATGAGAAagaaaagttttccaaatttttgataccAGTTTGCAGCTTAAAACAGCATACGCGAGAGGAACATAAGATAGGATCTTTGATTGAATTTCTGGAGGAAGATCTTCGATATTCATATTCAGGCTCACCGATAGAGACGATGGAAACTCCTATTGAATACCCTAATTCTTAAATCTGCACAATTACGCGTATACACTACCGCACAAAAAATATTCCCATATCGTCCTTTTTTTTTTACCCATGTAGGTCGGTTCCGTGTCTAACGGCATGGAATTAGGTGCCCTGATCAATTAGGATTAATAAATTTTGTATTAATCTGTTAATTAAGTTCGATTACATCAattgaaataaacaaacaaatttgAGTACTAAAGCGAAATCGCACGCATTCGAATCTTTGCACGATATTTTGTTCGCATCACATGTTGTTGTCTGGTATCTTGTAACAGCTAGTTTTCTTATTTTAACTTATTTTAGCATGTCTGttaatttttattattgtttAATGGTTTCTATCTTCTATATATGTATAGCTAGTTTTCCATAACTAATCACTTTACTTTTCTTAATCATCAAAGCACACAAAATTTGATTCATTCTATTTGCTTCCTTCTTCCATCCATTCCGtgattctttttttctcttcttcaagTTATTATCGCGTTAGAAGAAATCTTTGTTCATGGGTCCAC includes the following:
- the LOC113291681 gene encoding uncharacterized protein LOC113291681 codes for the protein MTLGKDQSNPPIINSETNTVLYPSSPYYVHPSDNPTSAIYTPLLNSENYCTWGRGMMKALSAKGKTGYIDGTVKKPTNPSDLPHWTRCDDLVGSWISNSVDPEIHSSTMNFPSAQEQWMEIKSRFFHHNASKLKKLYAKSSLGKIHGIPAGLHERFSPMRSQIMLMEPMPSPAKIYNHFRQEEEHQGIHSSSVPSIESATLKVFSGKRINNAKNIIYIETMGAHK